One genomic region from Paramormyrops kingsleyae isolate MSU_618 chromosome 24, PKINGS_0.4, whole genome shotgun sequence encodes:
- the LOC111850848 gene encoding early growth response protein 1-like: MCAAKTEMLLPTLQISEPLSFPQSPMDSYPKLEDIMLLHSAGTPFLAASAPEGAGFGTGDPGEQYDHLAGDTLPDIAVSYEKSFVEQSYPSQRLPPLSYTGRFTLEPTATCGGSLCPEPLLSLVSGLMGISNPSASSSSTSSVSSSCQANMSCSAHHGESNPIYSAAPTQAASNSNLLPEHSQAFPSPTGCAIPYPPPAYTGGKTTSFPVPIIPDYLFPQQQTDSSLVPPDQKPFQSQSGQLCLTPLSTIRAFASQTGSQDLKCVEQSQVTKPRQVRKYPNRTSKTPPHERPYACPVESCSRRFSRSDELTRHIRIHTGQKPFQCRICMRNFSRSDHLTTHIRTHTGEKPFACDVCGRKFARSDERKRHTKIHLRQKEKKVEKVVGPVSMPSPASSYPSPVTSYPSPVSSYPSPVPSCYASPVHSSYPTQSAATAYPSGTFSTQVAATFPSTLPTALYSPPVNSPDGQSTVSPRTTDIC; this comes from the exons ATGTGTGCTGCTAAAACTGAGATGCTTCTACCCACGCTCCAGATCTCAGAGCCCCTGAGCTTTCCTCAGTCGCCCATGGATAGCTACCCCAAGCTGGAAGACATCATGCTTCTCCACTCTGCCGGGACACCCTTCCTTGCCGCCTCTGCGCCAGAAGGTGCTGGGTTCGGGACCGGGGATCCTGGAGAACAGTATGACCACCTGGCTGGAG ACACGCTGCCAGATATCGCGGTCAGCTACGAGAAGTCCTTTGTGGAGCAGAGCTACCCCAGCCAGCGCCTGCCCCCACTCTCCTACACTGGACGCTTCACCCTCGAACCCACAGCCACCTGCGGGGGCAGCCTCTGCCCCGAGCCCCTCCTCAGCCTGGTCAGTGGCCTGATGGGGATCTCCAACCCCTCTGCTTCCTCCTCGTCCACCTCCTCGGTCAGCTCCTCCTGCCAGGCCAACATGAGCTGCTCCGCCCACCATGGGGAATCCAACCCCATCTACTCCGCCGCGCCCACCCAGGCCGCCAGCAACTCCAACCTTCTTCCGGAGCATAGCCAGGCATTCCCGAGCCCCACAGGCTGTGCCATCCCATATCCGCCCCCAGCCTACACGGGCGGGAAGACCACCAGCTTCCCGGTCCCCATTATCCCTGACTACCTCTTCCCCCAACAACAGACCGACTCCAGTCTGGTGCCCCCTGATCAAAAGCCCTTCCAGTCGCAATCGGGGCAGCTCTGTCTCACGCCCCTGTCCACCATTCGGGCGTTCGCCTCTCAGACGGGATCACAGGACTTAAAGTGTGTGGAACAGTCGCAGGTAACCAAGCCCCGGCAGGTCCGAAAGTACCCCAACCGCACCAGCAAGACGCCGCCCCACGAGCGCCCCTACGCCTGCCCCGTGGAGAGCTGCAGTCGCCGCTTCTCCCGTTCGGACGAGCTGACGCGCCACATCCGCATCCACACGGGCCAGAAGCCCTTCCAGTGCCGCATCTGCATGCGCAACTTCAGCCGCAGCGACCACCTGACCACGCACATCCGCACGCACACCGGCGAGAAGCCCTTCGCCTGCGACGTCTGCGGCCGCAAGTTCGCCCGCAGCGACGAGCGCAAGAGGCACACCAAGATCCACCTGCGGCAGAAGGAGAAGAAGGTGGAGAAGGTGGTGGGCCCCGTCTCCATGCCCTCACCTGCATCCAGCTACCCCTCCCCCGTCACATCTTATCCCTCCCCTGTCTCCTCTTACCCCTCCCCAGTACCCTCCTGCTATGCCTCACCAGTACACAGCTCCTATCCGACCCAGTCCGCTGCCACCGCCTACCCATCCGGCACGTTCTCCACCCAAGTAGCTGCCACATTCCCCTCCACCCTCCCTACCGCCTTGTACAGCCCCCCGGTCAACAGCCCCGATGGCCAGTCCACCGTCTCCCCAAGAACAACTGACATCTGCTGA